One genomic region from Candidatus Gastranaerophilales bacterium encodes:
- the ribE gene encoding 6,7-dimethyl-8-ribityllumazine synthase, with protein MVNIIEGKLVADSEKVAVVAGRFNEFISSKLLSGCVDTLKRHGIKDENIDVIWTPGAFEIPLAAQKLASNPKYDGVIALGAVIKGSTPHFDFVAAEVSKGIAQVGLTSEKPVIFGVLTTDSIEQAIERAGTKSGNKGSDAALALIEMMNLMKQL; from the coding sequence ATGGTTAATATTATAGAAGGAAAATTGGTTGCCGACAGTGAAAAAGTCGCTGTTGTTGCAGGAAGATTTAACGAATTTATAAGTTCAAAACTGCTTTCGGGATGTGTTGATACACTGAAAAGGCATGGCATCAAAGATGAAAATATTGATGTTATATGGACTCCCGGCGCTTTTGAAATTCCGCTTGCCGCTCAAAAATTGGCTTCTAACCCTAAATATGACGGTGTAATTGCGTTAGGCGCCGTGATTAAAGGTTCTACTCCTCATTTTGACTTCGTTGCAGCTGAAGTTTCAAAAGGTATTGCACAAGTAGGTTTAACAAGTGAAAAACCTGTTATATTCGGGGTTTTAACCACGGACAGTATTGAGCAGGCGATTGAGCGTGCAGGTACCAAATCAGGCAACAAAGGCTCTGATGCCGCGCTTGCTTTGATTGAAATGATGAATTTGATGAAACAGCTTTAA
- a CDS encoding metallophosphoesterase: MRKILFSIFVVFTFCIAVWAANPSQITIVHITDTQVDSFSPDVKGRMLSRSFDLYQHAITDINAVNPDIVVFSGDMINLPVKSEFKKFLALSDKIKAPWYAALGNHDVGVLGGLSKKEIITLLNANNPALKLQKPYYCIVKGDFVFIFMDGTSDIKITAQGYFPPEQLEFLDKTLTRYSGKNAVIVQHFPLMPPFKSNTHYVKNKDEYLKILDKHKNVIMLLAGHYHASSTVERNGVLHITTSAMLEYPHVFRVLTVKNNPQNVVITSKIVQTRLSDLLAKSKSISTAPELKEGEKTDNFFTITLEKK; this comes from the coding sequence ATGAGGAAAATTCTATTCTCGATATTTGTTGTTTTTACCTTTTGTATTGCGGTTTGGGCTGCTAACCCTTCACAGATTACGATTGTACATATTACGGATACACAAGTGGATAGCTTTAGCCCTGATGTAAAAGGGCGTATGCTTTCCAGGTCTTTTGATTTATATCAACATGCCATTACCGATATAAATGCCGTTAATCCTGATATTGTTGTTTTTTCCGGCGATATGATTAATCTGCCGGTTAAAAGTGAATTTAAAAAATTTCTGGCTTTGTCTGATAAAATCAAGGCCCCATGGTATGCGGCTTTGGGAAATCATGATGTAGGGGTCTTGGGCGGGCTTAGTAAAAAGGAAATTATTACTCTTTTAAACGCAAATAATCCCGCGCTTAAACTGCAAAAACCTTATTACTGTATTGTGAAAGGTGATTTTGTGTTTATTTTTATGGACGGGACTTCTGATATTAAAATTACCGCACAAGGCTATTTTCCGCCTGAACAGCTTGAGTTCTTGGACAAAACATTGACCAGATACAGCGGTAAAAATGCTGTTATTGTGCAGCATTTTCCTCTTATGCCGCCGTTTAAAAGTAATACGCACTATGTTAAAAATAAAGATGAATATCTTAAAATCCTTGATAAACATAAGAATGTTATTATGCTTCTGGCAGGACATTATCATGCTTCAAGTACGGTTGAGCGAAACGGGGTTTTGCATATCACGACCAGCGCTATGCTTGAATATCCCCATGTTTTTCGGGTTTTAACGGTTAAAAATAATCCTCAAAATGTTGTTATAACAAGTAAAATCGTCCAAACAAGGCTTAGCGATTTATTAGCTAAATCAAAATCAATTTCCACTGCACCTGAACTTAAGGAAGGGGAAAAAACGGATAATTTTTTTACAATTACTCTGGAGAAAAAATAG
- a CDS encoding thiazole synthase → MTVTIADKTFSSRLMVGTGKFNDFKVMQEAHAASGAEIVTVAIRRVETNAQGHAGLMDYIDTDKYWILPNTAGCATAEEAIRVARLARAMGINNWIKLEVIPDPKYLLPDPIATFEAAKILVDEGFVVLPYVNADPVLCKRLEEAGCATVMPLASPIGTGQGIKTLENIKIIIEQANVPVIVDAGIGVPSDAANVMEFGADCCLINTAIALASNPVQMAEAFKLGVQAGRLAYESGRIPMKEYASASSPLAGIVGKN, encoded by the coding sequence ATGACAGTTACTATAGCAGACAAGACTTTTTCATCAAGATTGATGGTTGGAACAGGAAAATTCAATGATTTTAAAGTAATGCAGGAAGCTCATGCGGCAAGCGGGGCTGAAATTGTTACCGTTGCTATAAGAAGAGTTGAAACTAACGCTCAAGGGCATGCAGGTTTGATGGATTATATTGATACTGATAAATACTGGATTTTGCCTAATACCGCCGGCTGCGCTACAGCCGAAGAGGCGATAAGGGTGGCAAGGCTCGCCCGTGCTATGGGGATTAATAACTGGATAAAATTAGAAGTCATTCCCGACCCTAAATACCTTTTACCTGACCCTATAGCTACGTTTGAAGCAGCTAAAATCCTTGTAGATGAAGGCTTCGTAGTTCTTCCTTATGTAAATGCCGATCCTGTTTTGTGTAAAAGGTTGGAAGAAGCAGGCTGCGCTACTGTTATGCCGTTGGCTTCTCCTATAGGAACCGGGCAGGGTATCAAAACTCTTGAAAATATTAAAATTATTATTGAACAGGCTAATGTTCCTGTTATTGTTGATGCAGGGATAGGCGTACCGTCAGATGCCGCTAATGTTATGGAATTTGGAGCTGATTGCTGTTTGATTAATACTGCTATAGCTTTGGCAAGCAATCCTGTTCAAATGGCGGAAGCCTTTAAACTCGGAGTTCAGGCGGGAAGATTAGCTTATGAATCGGGCAGAATCCCTATGAAAGAATATGCTTCCGCTTCTTCGCCTTTGGCAGGAATTGTAGGTAAAAATTAA